The Rheinheimera mangrovi genome contains the following window.
ATAGGTCTAAAAATTAGCAGGGTAAAAGGGATAGGGTTTTCGATATACCACATAAAAAAGCCCCCGCGTTGCGGAGGCCTTATGCTCAGGCTTTGTCCGCTCCTGGTTCCGATTTGGTCACTTTATCGGACAGGTTATTCAGTGAAATAACCTTAGTTTTACTGATCTTATGACGGTAAATCTCACGAAGGTAATGAATAGATTTTTTCACACTGTCGCGGGATAAACGAATGTCATTAATAGAGACAAATTTGTCTTTATTACGGATCAGCTCACGGTATTTTTTCTCGTACATTGGCTTGATCGCATACCAGTTCGTATCAAGTATTTTTGCCGGATTTTCAAACTCATGCAGCATTTCATCTAAACGCTGTTCATCGAATTGTTCATCACGGATAAAGTCCAGCATGGCTTTGTCCAGCGAATCATTAAAGCGATAGTCGTCTTTGGCGAAACAACGTTTGATAAAAGACACAATCAGCGTCAGGAAGTCGTCGCTTAAACACGGGCTCTTAACAATCAAAGTGGTCAGCGAGATATTGGCTGAAGCACCAATGACCAATGCATAACGTTTTAAGGTAGTGTTTGGGAACAGGGTATTTAAATGGCTTTTTAGACGATTTAAATCCATGTACGACAGTTTGTAGTCCTTCGGTAACGAGATAATAGAGACCACAGACGAGCAGTTCTTAAAGAAATGCAGATCTTTTAAGTCTTTTGGATCGTAGCCACTTTTCACATAAGAAGCTAAAGCTTCACGGTAACGACCAGACTCTATAGGCAATAAACTGATGCCTTCAATGGCCTGTGTCACTTTGTTAAAGTGGGGCAGGTCAATGGAGCGGAAAAACAGATCGTCAATGTTCAAACCACTGTTGCTGTTTTTATCGAAGAGTTTCAGTTTATCCACAGCAGCAGGAGTGCTTGGGATCACAGACTCCGCATAAGCCACGGCGACAGGGCCAGCCAGACTCATAAACAAGTCGTTGGCGTCTAAACGTATGGTTTCACCAATGTCTATGCCGGCACGGCGGAAGTAGTTTTCGTCGTAGTCTGTAGTCACAGCCTGAGCTGTGAGGATGTTGAAAATCTGCTGGGAAATATACTGGTTGGCATATTTTTCCATCGCATTCACATCAATATGCTGAATTTCGCCATCATCGGTTTCTTCGGCATAACGCATAATGTCGTTAGAAATCAGCATCATCGCATTCCATGGGCGAATGCGGTGCATCACGCTGGACTCGGCGCTGTCTTCATTTTCCAGGTTGTACGAGAAATCCCATTCTTCTGCCAGATACTTACATAACAAACGACCTGAGTTGATATGTAAAGCTTCTGACATCTCCACGCCGTGATCGGTAATATTCGGCAGAATACAGATACCGCTGGTGAAGATAGGTTCAAATACAAAAGAGTGGCCAGCGTTGGCTTCGTTTTCTGTTTCTGGTCTGGTGTCGAAGGTTTTCGCCATATAAGCGTATTGCTGGGCCAAACCAAACTCAGACGCCATACCAGAACCTGTACCACCGCCAGCACTGAAAATATAAAAATACAAACGGGACTGGTTGGCTTTGATGCCACAGGAGTCAATCAGATAAGAGTGAATGAATTTCCAGTCCGGGTTGGAGAATTTCTGCGTATCTTTGTTCAGTATAATTTTGGCAAGGTATTGGCCAAGGATAGGAGCGTTACCTGCACCACCGGCATGAACTTCCGACAAGTCCATGATTTTCATTTTGTTGTAATCTTGCAGGAAATTGGATTTTTCACCCTTGTGAGAAAAACGAATCCGGCCTTCAATGTCTTTATCCAAATCGCCCAGCATCACCAAAGGTTCGATCAGGAATACGGGTTTGACCTGATGAGATTTATCCAGATTCAAACCTTTTTTAATCCAGCGCACAGGGCGGTATTCGGTTTCTTTTTGCTGACGCTCTTCAATATTAAATTCGTTCATATAAAAGCTGCGGGCGTTATACACAAGAGAAGCCACGTCCAGCGCTATATTGGAGCCACATCGGCCTAAACCTATTAAACAGACAGAAGGGAACTGTTGTTGTCGTCTGTTAACATCTTCCACTTCGGAAGCTGGAATAGGGAAAACACTATTTCGTAAGGCATCCAGGTTGGACAAGATCCGACTCAGGTCGCGTTCAGTGAAATACATGTAGCGGCCTGAACCAAAATTCAGGTCAGCTTCAGTTTCAGTCGCAGAGAATGGACGCACTGTTAAATTGACATCGTCTTTACCGGCGCTGCTTTTTATCACTTTTGTACTCATGGATGACCTTCCGGGCTATTTTTATTGTTCTGTTCTGCTATCTATTCGAGTCATAAACATAGACTTAGCTGCCTATTATTACAATTGGCATGAAGAACAGTACAGCAAAATCATTGAAGAGAATTGAACTTTTTGATAATCAAGAAAAGAAAACTGAAAAATACCGCTGTTATCCCGCCACACGCAGAAATAAATGGGATCAGAAGCTGTCGATTTTAGTTGTTTGCTTCTGATCCCATCTCCCCTGATCGTTACATATTTGGCCCTACATATTCGGATAGTTTGGACCGCCGGCACCTTCAGGTGTGACCCAGGTGATGTTCTGGCGTGGGTCTTTAATATCACAGGTTTTACAGTGAATGCAGTTCTGCGCATTGATCTGCAGTCGTGGTTGATTGTGCTCTTCCACTATTTCGTAAACACCAGCAGGGCAATAACGCTGTGCCGGTTCGTCATATAAGGCTAAGTTCACCAGCACCGGAATAGAAGTATCAGCCAATTTTAAATGGCAGGGCTGATCTTCTTCATGGTTGGTGTTGGATAAATACACCGAAGACAAACGATCAAAGCTTAAAACCTGGTCCGGTTTAGCATATTGAATTTTTGGTGCTTCAGAGGCTTGCCTTAAGGTTTGATGATCAAAAGTGTCGTCTTTTAAGGTGAAAGGCAGCTTACCGGCAAAGATATTCTGGTCCAGCGTATTAAAAGCACCGCCCCAAAATGAACCAAATTTATGCATAGCTGGGCCGAAGTTACGGCTTCTGAACAATTCATCGAATAACCAACTTTGCTCGAAATGCTGTGCAAATTCAGTTAAATCAGTACCGGCTTGACCTTGCTGCAGTGCAGCAAAAATAGTTTCAGCGGCTAGCATGCCGGATTTCATCGCGGTATGGTTGCCTTTAATTTTGGCAAAGTTCAGCGTACCAGCATCGCAGCCCACCAAAACTCCACCAGGGAAGGTCATTTTAGGTAAGCTGTTCAAGCCACCTTTGGCAATAGCGCGGGCGCCATAGGACACACGTTTTCCACCTTGCAAATACTGTTTAATAACAGGGTGCTGTTTGTAACGCTGAAATTCTTCAAAAGGACTCAGATGTGGATTGCTATAGTTCAGATCAACGATTAAACCTACCACAATTTGCTGACCTTCAGCGTGGTACAAATAGCCACCACCGCTGGTATCCTGTTGCAATGGCCAGCCAGCACTGTGCACCACTAAACCTTGTTGATGCTGCTCTGCCGGCACATCCCAGATTTCTTTAAAGCCCAGAGCATAATGCTGAGGAGAACGGTCTTTATCCAGCGAAAAGCGGGAAATCAATTCTTTACCTAAATGGCCACGGCAGCCTTCTGCAAAAACAGTGTATTTGCCACGCAGCTCCATCGCAGGTACGTAGCTGTCTTTATGACTGCCATCATGGGCTACACCCATTTCACCTGTAACAATGCCTTTGACTACATCATCTTCAATCAGTAACTCTGCAGCGGTAAATCCTGGAAATATCTCAACACCCAGTTGCTCAGCCTGAGTGGCTAACCAGCGACATAAATTGCCCATGGATACAATGTAGTTGCCTTCATTGTGCATGGTTTTTGGCACCAGAAAATTGGGTAACTTTTGCGCGGCAGTTTCGTCTTTTAATAAATAGATATGGTCATGCGTAACCGCTGCAGTAACGGGTGCATTCATTTTTTGCCAGTCGGGGAATAGCTCATTTAAAGCGCGGGGTTCAAACACAGCACCTGATAAAATGTGGGCTCCGACTTCAGAGCCTTTTTCAACGACACACAAACTTATTTCAGTGCCCGCTGTTTTGGCCTGTTGGGCTATGCGGATAGCGGTAGACAAACCTGCAGGGCCTGCACCAACTATAACAACATCAAATTCCATCGATTCACGTTCAACCACAACAACCTCAACTTATCCACCTTTTTGTCTGGCTTTTTGCCTTATTCTGCTGATGGATGATTAACTTGACATAAAATTCATATCTTCTGCGCTTGCTAGGGTATTTCAGGTTGACGTTAACGTCAACAGTAAGTAGATTGATGACCTGGAAATAATCAGCTTTACCTTAACGTCAACTTAGTGCTGAGCGTAACTGCCGAATGGGGTTTTTATGAAGATTTTAGTACCGGTCAAACGGGTCATAGATTACAACGTCAAAGTACGGGTAAAGGCCGATCAAAGTGGTGTGGATTTAGCAAATGTCAAAATGGCACTAAATCCGTTTTGTGAAATTGCGGTAGAAGAAGCGGTGCGGCTTAAAGAAGCAGGAATTGCCACAGAAGTGGTGGTGGTCTCTATCGGTCCTGCTGCGGTACAGGAACAACTGCGTACTGCCTTGGCTTTAGGCGCGGATCGTGCTTTACAGATTGAAACTGAATTAAGCTTAGATTCGCTGCAAGTAGCGAAGTTACTGAGCAAAGTAGTGGCAGACGAGCAGCCACAACTGGTGATTTTAGGTAAACAAGCCATAGACTCAGACAACAACCAGACAGGCCAGATGCTGGCAGCATTAACTGGGATGGGTCAGGGCACTTTTGCATCCAAAGTGGTCGTGGCTGATGGCAAAGTAAAAGTAACCCGTGAAATAGACGGTGGTTTACAGCAAGTGGAACTTACTTTGCCAGCTGTGGTATCAACAGACCTGCGTTTAAATGAACCACGTTACGCTTCACTGCCTAACATCATGAAAGCCAAGAAAAAACCTTTAGATGTAAAAGCGGCAGACAGCTACGGTGTGAACCTAAGTTCTAACGTGACTACCGTCAAAGTCACAGCCCCTGCTAGTCGTAAAGCGGGTGTTATCGTCAGCTCTGTTGATGAGTTAGTAGCCAAATTAAAACAAGAAGCGAAGGTGATCTGATGAGCATTTTAGTGATAGCGGAACACAACAATCAGAGCCTAAAGGCAGATACCTACAAAGCGGTGAAAGCAGCCAGCCAGATTGGCGGCGATATTCATCTGCTAGTGGCAGGTTTTAACTCTGCCGCCGCAGCAGCGGAAGCAGCCACTTTGGCAGGTGTCAGCAAGGTACTGCATGCTGATTCAGCAGCTTATCAGCATCAATTGGCTGAAAATATCAGTTTACTGGTGACAGAACTGGCGAAGGATTATCAACATGTGGTCGCCAGCGCGACTACACATGGTAAAAACTTTTTACCCCGTGTCGCCGCTTTGTTAGACGTTGCTCAAATTTCCGATGTGATAGCCATTGAAAGCGCCGACACCTTTGTGCGTCCTGTGTATGCGGGTAACGCCATTGCTACAGTAAAAAGCAGCGATGCCATTAAAGTGCTGACTGTTCGTTCTGCAGCTTTTGACGCTGTGGATACAGGCAACAACGCTGCTGTTGAAACGATCAGCCTTAGCAAAGAGGCGGGAGTATCGAGTTTTGTCAGTGAAGAGCTGACCAAATCAGAGCGCCCTGAACTGACTGCCGCTAAGGTCATCATCTCTGGCGGCCGTGGTATGCAAAACGGTGAAAACTTTGCGCTGTTAAACGGTATAGCGGACAAGCTGAAGGCTGCTATCGGTGCTTCACGCGCAGCAGTAGACGCTGGTTTTGTGCCAAACGACATGCAAGTTGGCCAGACAGGTAAAATTGTTGCGCCAGATTTGTATATTGCTGTGGGTATTTCCGGTGCTATTCAGCATTTGGCAGGTATGAAAGACTCTAAAGTGATAGTTGCTATCAATAAAGACCCTGAAGCGCCTATTTTCCAGGTGGCGGATTATGGTCTGGTCGGCGATTTGTTTGCGATTTTGCCTGAGCTCGAATCCAAAATTTAACTTTTAGCATCATTTGATCTGAGTAAAGAGGGCCTGCTTTGGCTCTCTTTACTCAAGTTAATAAATTGCTTACAAATTTCTTCTGTAACTCTCTTGTCCCCTTTGATTTCGATCTCTAAGATAGGCAACTAATGCGCTGTTGCAAGGCTTTTCGCCATTTGGGTGAGCGAGCTGTTCAGGAGATAAAAAATGAAAAAAACGTTAATTCTCGGAGCCTTTGTGTTGTCACTTGCAGGATGCGCGACAGTGCCAGCCAATAAAGAAAGTCTGACCACTCAACTTGATGGTCCTTTGGCGCAACTTCAGCTCGACACCCGTCAGTTACAATTAAGACTGGAACGATTAACCGAAAATAAAGAATGTCAGCAAGACAATCAGTGCAAAGTGATTGGAGTAGGTGCTCGCCCTTGCGGCGGGCCAGATCAGTTTCTGACGTACTCCACACAGCATACAGATGAAAAAATGTTAAGCTACACCAACGAGCGATACCAGAAGCTAAAAAAGCAGCAAAATGAAAAGCTTGGCCTGATGTCAACTTGTCAGATGTTGGTGCCGCCACAGAGCGCTTGTGTAGCGCAGAAATGTGTAATAGGGCAGCCAGCCAGCTAATTGCTTATAGTTAAGAAAAATATTCAGAGAGAACCATGACCATACAACCTTTGTTCGTTTTAAGTGCTGTTTTGGCTGTGGTTTTGGTTTTTAGTTTTTGGGCGCTCGCCTACTGCCGCAGAAAGGCCACTCAATTACAGCAAGAATTAACCTCGCTTCAAACTACAAATCAACTTCAGGCTCAGCAAAGTCAACACGATCAACAGCTATTGCAACAAATTCACCTGCAGCTGCAGCAAGCTCAGGATGACTTTAAAGATCTAAGTTATCAGCAGCAGAAATACGCCGCAGAATTAGCCCGTAGCCAAAGCCAGTATCAGCAGGTATCAGAACTCTGGGCTGAGTTAAAACAGCAGTACCAGAGCCAGCAGCAGGATTATATGCAGCTGCAGCGCGAACACAGCGCTTTGCAAATCAGTTTAAAAGAAAAGCAGCAGCATTTTGCTGAGCAACAGGCGTTGTTGCAAAACAGCAAACAACAACTCAGTCTTGAATTTCAGCAGCTGGCACAGCAAATTTTTGAAGATAAGTCGGTGCGTTTCCAGGCGACTAATCAGGAAGCGTTAAACAGCTTATTGAATCCGTTTCGTCTGCAGTTAGATGCCTTTAAAAGTAAAGTGGAAGATATTCACCTCAAAGACAGCCAGCAGCAGGCACTGTTGAACCACGAACTGCAGCATTTAAAAATCCTCAATCAGCAGATCACCGAAGAAGCGCATCAACTGGCTGTGGCCTTAAAAGGCCAGAAAAAGACGCAAGGCAACTGGGGCGAACTGGTGCTGGAAAATGTGCTGGAGCGTTCAGGCTTGAGGGCGGGGCAGGATTATCAGCGCGAGTTTTCTGTGACTCAGGAAGATGGCAATAAACTGCGGCCTGATTTAGTGGTGTTTTTACCCCAAGGCAAACATTTGATTATTGATGCCAAAGTCTCCTTAAATGCCTATAGCCGTTATATCAATTCAGAAGACGATACAGAGCGTAAACTGGCGCTGCAGGAGCATGTGGCATCTATGGCGGCCCGTATTAAAGAGCTTTCAGACCGAAATTACCACAAGTTACCAGGCCTGAATTCTCCTGACTTAGTCTTTATGTTTGTGCCTATAGAGTCGGCTTTTGTTGAAGCGCTAAAAGCCGATGAAACTTTGTTTCAGCAAGCGTTGAATCAAAATGTACTGGTGGCGACGCCAACCACTTTGTTAACCAGCCTGAATATAGTACGGCAGTTATGGCGCTACGAAGAGCAGCATAAGCACACGGCTGAATTGGCCAAACGTGCTGATGCGGTATTTAATAAACTTCGCACCTTCCTGACCACCTTTTTACGGGTGAAAGAGAGCTTAAACAAAGCGCAGGAAGCTTATGAGACTGCTGAAAGTCAGCTGTATAAGGGCAGGGCGAATCTGGTCAAACAGGTCAATGAATTTAAAGAGTTAACGCCAGCCATTCAGGCTGAGCTGCCAGAGTATTTTGTCGAAAAATCGCAGATTGAGTTTGACTCAGACGCTGTGCCAGAAGCAAAAATCTCGTTG
Protein-coding sequences here:
- a CDS encoding electron transfer flavoprotein-ubiquinone oxidoreductase, giving the protein MEFDVVIVGAGPAGLSTAIRIAQQAKTAGTEISLCVVEKGSEVGAHILSGAVFEPRALNELFPDWQKMNAPVTAAVTHDHIYLLKDETAAQKLPNFLVPKTMHNEGNYIVSMGNLCRWLATQAEQLGVEIFPGFTAAELLIEDDVVKGIVTGEMGVAHDGSHKDSYVPAMELRGKYTVFAEGCRGHLGKELISRFSLDKDRSPQHYALGFKEIWDVPAEQHQQGLVVHSAGWPLQQDTSGGGYLYHAEGQQIVVGLIVDLNYSNPHLSPFEEFQRYKQHPVIKQYLQGGKRVSYGARAIAKGGLNSLPKMTFPGGVLVGCDAGTLNFAKIKGNHTAMKSGMLAAETIFAALQQGQAGTDLTEFAQHFEQSWLFDELFRSRNFGPAMHKFGSFWGGAFNTLDQNIFAGKLPFTLKDDTFDHQTLRQASEAPKIQYAKPDQVLSFDRLSSVYLSNTNHEEDQPCHLKLADTSIPVLVNLALYDEPAQRYCPAGVYEIVEEHNQPRLQINAQNCIHCKTCDIKDPRQNITWVTPEGAGGPNYPNM
- a CDS encoding electron transfer flavoprotein subunit beta/FixA family protein, translating into MKILVPVKRVIDYNVKVRVKADQSGVDLANVKMALNPFCEIAVEEAVRLKEAGIATEVVVVSIGPAAVQEQLRTALALGADRALQIETELSLDSLQVAKLLSKVVADEQPQLVILGKQAIDSDNNQTGQMLAALTGMGQGTFASKVVVADGKVKVTREIDGGLQQVELTLPAVVSTDLRLNEPRYASLPNIMKAKKKPLDVKAADSYGVNLSSNVTTVKVTAPASRKAGVIVSSVDELVAKLKQEAKVI
- a CDS encoding electron transfer flavoprotein subunit alpha/FixB family protein, producing MSILVIAEHNNQSLKADTYKAVKAASQIGGDIHLLVAGFNSAAAAAEAATLAGVSKVLHADSAAYQHQLAENISLLVTELAKDYQHVVASATTHGKNFLPRVAALLDVAQISDVIAIESADTFVRPVYAGNAIATVKSSDAIKVLTVRSAAFDAVDTGNNAAVETISLSKEAGVSSFVSEELTKSERPELTAAKVIISGGRGMQNGENFALLNGIADKLKAAIGASRAAVDAGFVPNDMQVGQTGKIVAPDLYIAVGISGAIQHLAGMKDSKVIVAINKDPEAPIFQVADYGLVGDLFAILPELESKI
- a CDS encoding putative periplasmic lipoprotein is translated as MKKTLILGAFVLSLAGCATVPANKESLTTQLDGPLAQLQLDTRQLQLRLERLTENKECQQDNQCKVIGVGARPCGGPDQFLTYSTQHTDEKMLSYTNERYQKLKKQQNEKLGLMSTCQMLVPPQSACVAQKCVIGQPAS
- the rmuC gene encoding DNA recombination protein RmuC, with amino-acid sequence MTIQPLFVLSAVLAVVLVFSFWALAYCRRKATQLQQELTSLQTTNQLQAQQSQHDQQLLQQIHLQLQQAQDDFKDLSYQQQKYAAELARSQSQYQQVSELWAELKQQYQSQQQDYMQLQREHSALQISLKEKQQHFAEQQALLQNSKQQLSLEFQQLAQQIFEDKSVRFQATNQEALNSLLNPFRLQLDAFKSKVEDIHLKDSQQQALLNHELQHLKILNQQITEEAHQLAVALKGQKKTQGNWGELVLENVLERSGLRAGQDYQREFSVTQEDGNKLRPDLVVFLPQGKHLIIDAKVSLNAYSRYINSEDDTERKLALQEHVASMAARIKELSDRNYHKLPGLNSPDLVFMFVPIESAFVEALKADETLFQQALNQNVLVATPTTLLTSLNIVRQLWRYEEQHKHTAELAKRADAVFNKLRTFLTTFLRVKESLNKAQEAYETAESQLYKGRANLVKQVNEFKELTPAIQAELPEYFVEKSQIEFDSDAVPEAKISLAP